In Sinorhizobium arboris LMG 14919, a genomic segment contains:
- the napE gene encoding periplasmic nitrate reductase, NapE protein → MPDVDRTAASPLRARRRTEFTTFLVLAFGIWPIVAVAVVGAYGFIVWMSQLIFGPPGPPAH, encoded by the coding sequence ATGCCAGATGTCGATCGGACCGCGGCAAGTCCCTTGCGCGCGCGGCGAAGAACCGAGTTCACGACTTTTCTCGTATTGGCGTTCGGTATCTGGCCGATCGTCGCCGTCGCCGTGGTCGGCGCCTACGGCTTCATCGTCTGGATGTCCCAGTTGATCTTCGGACCG